Below is a genomic region from Methanosphaera sp. ISO3-F5.
GATGGTAAACCATTACCTCTGAAATTGGTATGATTAAGAGTTAATTGAGCAGCATTGCTATATATTACAATACCTTCACCCCATATTTCATCTTCCATATTAATGTTCAGGAGGTTGTTTGTGAAGTTAGTGTTAGTTATGGATGTATTACTACTACTTATTTGGAGTGTACCTCCTATATTTCCTATGTTATTGTCAAATAATGAATCAGCAATACTTAGATTGGAATATTCTGACCCCTCATAATAGATTGCTCCTCCATCCATTGCACGGTTATTGGTGAATTTGGAGTTTGTAATTATGGTATTACCTTTTGCTGATAGATATGCGGCACCACCACATTCCTCATCTTCTATTTCCCTTATACCATTATTGTCAAAGTTTGAATTTATGATTTCAAGGTTATTATATTCTAGGGAGAGAGCTCCTCCTTCGCTTGCAATATTATTTGCAAATGAAGAATTTACTATTGATATGTTACCAGGAGTCTGTGCTGTTATTGCTCCACCGTCACCAGTACTTTCATAATGTTGTTCGAATCCGTTTGAATCAAATAATGTGTTTTCAATAAGTATTGAACTATCATTATATTCCTGTATGATATGTACTGCTCCTGCCGTCTGTGCGGAGTTGTTGATGAATTTTGAATCTGTTATGCTGATATTACCTATAGTATTTATGTAGGCTGCACCACCATCGTCTGCGGTATAATCAAATTGTTTCTTTCTTCCATTTGAATCAAAAGTTACATTACTAATTGTTAAGGTGGTGTTACTGTTCGGGTTATTATAGTATAATGCTCCACCATACCCATTATAATTTGCATGATTGTTTAGGAATTCTGTGTTGGTTATTGTGGTGTTTCCATTTTCTGCATATAATGCTCCACCTTCTTGTCCTATGTTTGAGTTAAATTCTGAATTATTTATTAATACATTACCTTCGGAACTAATGTATACTGCTCCTCCAGTTATAAATGCGTCTTCATCATTATTTCCATTGTTGGTGAAGGTACAGTTTTCTATTGTGAAATTACTTCCCGTTATTCCAACATAAGCTATTGCTCCACCTGAAAGTAATGCTTCGTTGTCATTAAATTCTGAATTTTGTATGGTAACATTATATACGTGCTCTGTATTATCGTCTATATCTGCAGGGTTGGTGTATGGTTGTATGTTTATTGCGCTACCTATAGTTCCATTGTTGTTGTTCATTTTGGTATTGTTTATTAATACATTTCCATAACGTAAAAATATTGCGCCTGTAATGGAATCATCATCGTGGTCTGTTGTTTTACAGTTTTCTAGGGTTAGGTTGTTTATTGTTAAATTACAAGTATGATTAATGAAAAGAAATCCTGTTGTATTGTTTCCATCTATTGTTTTACCGTTACCATTTATTATGAGGTTTTTTATTGCTTTGCTTACATTTATGGTGTTGGTTATTGTATATTTTTCTTCTCCATCTAGGTTTACTGTTGTGTCTTCATCAGCAGTTGGATTTGTAAGTGTTTCGTATAGTTGTGTGTAACTTGTCACGGTCGTGTTGCTTGCTTCTTTGGTGTTGGTTTGTGTGTTTTTGTTTATTGTTTTATGTGTTTGTGGTGTTTCTATTGTGTTGGCATTGTTGTTTGGTGATGTCTGGTCTGCTGTGGTTATTGTTGTATCATTGTTTGATATGTCTGTTGCACTTATTGCTGTTAGGCTAATGATTAGTGCGAAGATTAGTGTAATGAAGATAAATTTCTTATTTATCACCTATTTTTTCCTCCATATATTTTGTAGTTAGTTCTTATGATTAAATTGTGAAGTATTAATCAATGAGGTATATCTAATATTTTTTTTGTATTTGTTGTAGTTTTTCTCTATTTTTTTCATTGAATAAAAAACATAAGATATTGTCTGATTATTTTAGAAAGTTTATAATTTTTGTATATCTTTTTTAAATAATTTATAAAATAATTTATTTCTCTTTCACTTCAAATCATAACCATAAAATTAACTATTTAATTATAATGGGTTAATGTTTATAAATTTTAACATGATTTTTTCTAGTAAAAATTTATTTTAAATACTTTTCTTTTCGTTAATGCATAAATAATTAAATCATATCTGTGTTAAAAAAATATCCTTGGATTATATTGGATAATTTTAATTTATAATCTGTTATATTATAAAATATTGGAATATATTCATTTTTTATTTATATAAAAGAGTATTTTTGTTATTTTATCAAATAATTAATTATCATGTTTTCATTAATAAAAAAAAGTCTTGTTATCTTATCAAAAGATTGATTGTTTTTTTATAGTTCTTTTATTTCTTTAAACACACTTTTTGAACTATATTTTTTTTTAAATGTTAAACATTTTTTATATTTTCTTATTAATTAATGTGTTCATTTTTAATTCAAGAAATAATGTGTTGTTAAAAATGGGGGTTAAGTGGGTTGTTAAAACATGTAAGTTTATGCTTTAACAATATTGTTTGTTTCGTTACGGGCTCCAAGGTATGCTTGACGAGCACCTGTTACGATCATAACTTTTTTGACTTTAATGTCCTGTTTTACTTGTATGTTTTTGAGGTTTATTTTTCCATTGCTTACTTTGAATGTTTGTGTTTTATTGGTTTTAGGGTTAACATAGGTTTTACCGTTAATTTTAATAGCAACATTATTTGTTCCTATCACATTCTTACCCTTATAGTCTTTGATTGTTGCCTGTACATTTAAAACATTTTTGTTGTTGATGCTTGTTTTAGCTATGTCTATTGTTACTGAGCTTCTTTTGACATTGAATGTTGTGGTATTTCTTGTGTCCGGATAGTAATTGTCACTTACCAGTACTGCTTCAACTGTGTAGTCACGTACTTGGCCATCCTTGGTTACTCCGCCCATACCAGCTGGTACAGTGTACTTATAAGTTGCAGTGTTATCACTACCTACTTTTACCAGTAAGTTTTTGCCATTCTTGTTTTTGATTGTTTTACCGTTTATCTTGAATAATACTTTGGTTCCGGTATGCATCATTGTGGTGTTTTTATAGTTTTTGGTTGTATCGGTTAGTTTTGCTGTGAATTTGATTGTATTGTATTGTTTCTGTGTCTTAGGACTTGTTGTCACTGTTATTTTTGCTTCTCGTTTCTTGATTTGAGCGGTTACAACAGTACTTTTTGCCTCATTGTACTTGTAGCTTCCACTATAGGATGCGGTTAGGTTTTTAGCATTACGTAAGTACATGTCTGCATTAATTGTTATGCTTGCAATACCGTCTTTTACTTGGAACTTCCAGGCACTTGCATTACTGTCAAACCTGCCATCAGTTCTTAGTGTTTTACCGTTTAATTTGAACACTAAGTTTCCACCACTTACAGGATTACCATTCACATCAGTTACGTGTGCAGTTAGTGTAATCTGTTCTCCTATTATTCCATTGACAGGGTCTACTGTTACTTTTGTGTTTACTTTTGTTACTGTTACATTGGTGGTTGTGGTTGATGGATTGTATGTGTCATTGCCTTCATATTTTACTGTGAATGAATGTTTTCCACTTGTCATGTCTGCTATTGTTATACTCTCTGTGTCTTCAATGTTATGTGCAGAAATTACTTTTCCTTTTTCATCGTATACTATGAGTGTTCCGTTAACTATTGTTTTACCGTCTTTTCCGTTTACTTTTACTTCGAATGTAACATTGTCTACTTGTGTATTTGTTACTTTAACAGTGGTTGTTGTGTTTATTTTTGCTACATTGAATGTGGTTGTGTTAAAGCTGTCCTTGTTTATGTTGTTTCCTTCATAGAATACTTCAACATAGTTGTCTCCAACGTGCACGGTCTTATACGTGTATGTGAAGGATCCTGTGCTTGAAGTTTTAAGGTCTGCTTTTTCCTCGTCAATGTATAATATTACCGGTGCATCTTTCACGTTTTTACCTGTCTGGTCAGTTAATGTTCCAGTAATTGTTATTGTTTCGCCAACTGTTGCGTTTTTAGCAGTTACTGTTATTTTTGTGTTAAGTTTTTCAACATTGAATGCTGTTTTATTGAAACTGTCCATGTACACATCGTTTCCTTCATAGATTACTGCTGCATGATTTTCACCAGTAATATTAGTGGTGGTAACTAGTTTGAATTCACCATCAGCACCTGTTTTTATGTTAAATGTGTAATCATCAACATATACTGTGATTGGTGCATTACCTATAACTTTACCAGTTATATCAGTAAGTTTACCAGTTATCGTGGTTTTATCATAAACTGTTGTGTTGGTAGCGGTGATAGTGACTGTTGTATTCATTTTCTTAATATGGAATATTGTTGAATTAATTACATCAGTATAACTGTAATTTCCATCATAGAATGCTAACACATAATTTTCGCCGGTAGCGTTAATTTCACATTCATAGTATCCTATACCATTCTTGTCAGTGGTTATGTTAGCTGGTTTGTCATCTACATAGAATCTGATACTAGCGTTTGCTATTTTTTTACCATCAGTATCAGTAAGATTAAACATTATCCTTGTTTTTTCACCAATTGTATTATTGGTTGCAACAATATTCAATACACTTTCTCTTATAATAACATCAAATGTTGTTGTGTTCGTGAGTTGTGGTAAGTAGTATGTTTTATTGAATGCTACTGTTACATTTTGGGTGCCTAGTGTTGTGGTTGTGTAATTAAATTCGTATTCACCGTTACTGTCTGTGTTTGTGGTTGCTATGTATGTGCCGTTAATGTATAAGTCAACTGGTTTATCTGCAAACACTACGTCTTCACCATTACTTTTAGTGTAATATGCTCTTCCCTTGATTGTTGTATCATCACCAACTTTAACGGGACTGGTAGCATTTACTGTTAGCATGTAATCATGTGGTAATAGGAAGTAGTACGTGTTGCTTATGTAATCTTGTTTGCCATAGTATTGTGATGCATTGTTCTGGGTAATAACTATCTTGTAAAGATAATTATCAGGGTCCACAACTATGCCTTCTATTCTATCATAGTATCTTGTTTCTTCTGTTCTGTTATCTGTTTTGTTTGTTATGTTTAAGAAGGTTTTAATACCATTGCTGCTTTCATCAATGTATACTGTTACATTTGCATAGTCAGGAACATATTCATCATACATTTTTTCTCCATCAAATTCGCTTATATAGATCATTTTATCAGTATCATTAATGAAGAAGTTTTCCGGACTGTTATTATAGAATTCTGTATTGGTTACATTACAAGTGTATTCACTTCCACCAGATATATAAATAACTCCTCTAGACTCCTCTAAATCATAAGGATTTTCGAGTATGGCCTGGTTTGATGAGAATCTTGCATGGTCAATAACTGCATTACCATATATACATATTCCGGGAGCTATAATGCTTTCACCACTATTATAATTAATATTCTTATCAAATATTGTGTTATTAACTTTTAGGACACAATCACTAGGCGCATCATATACTATGACATGACCTTCGCCTCCACCAATGTTTGATGTGAAATTAGAATTGGTGATGGTTAAATTTTCTCCATAATGGTATATTGCTGAACCTTCACAGTATAAGTCTTCCATCCATAACTCTACAGTTTCTGGTAAACCATTTCCAATAAAGTTACTGTTATCTATGCTTAATATTGTTGATGAACTGTATAGTGCTCCACTCATACCCATATAATATATTCCTTCACTAGGTGCTATTTTGTTGTTGATGAAGTTGGAGTTATTTATAGTAACATTTCCCTCGGATAATAAGATACTTCCATCGTCTGATGCATTATTTGAGGTGAAATTAACATTATCTATTATGAATGTACTGTTTTCTTCTAAACTTCCTTCATAATATAATGCTGCTCCTTCGTCACCTGTATGATTAGAAATTTCAGAGTTCATGATACTGGTATTTCCACTGTTTCTTATGCGGATGGCTGCTTCAGTTTCCATCATACTATTATTCGGTAATGAATTAGCATTGAATTTAGTGTTATCAATTATCACATTACCTTCTTCACTTTCTAAGTATAATGCTCCACCGTTACTAGCATAGTTATGGTCAAAGACGGAATTATTTATAGTAACATCATTCATGCTAGGCAAGTATAATGCTCCACCGAACTCTGTATAGTAAGGATAGATACCTAGTCCATTTGCAATAAATGTGGAATTATCAACAACCAGATCATTATTTCCGTCACACTCTAAGTAAAGAGCACCACCACGGGTTGCCTTATTTTTGATGAAATCAGAATTTTTAATCGTGGTACTTGAGTCACCTTCGATAACTATTTTCATAGCTCCTCCTGCTTCACTAGGCTGTGATCTGGGATTACCGTTAGAGTCAAATATTGAATCTGTAATGTTTATCTGTGTATTATTTTCTCCATAATAATTTATTGCTGCTCCTTCTTTTGCTAGGTTTTCTGTGAAGTTTGTGTTAGTTATACTTAATGTTGTGTTTTCATTAGCACTGATAGTTACAGCACCACTTTCACTTGGAGAATAATGAGGTTTATATCCATTTGAAGCAATTAAACAATCATCTATGATGATTTTATTGTTATTTTCTCCTTCATAACTGATTACTGAACCTTCCTGTACTTTATTTAATGTAAAATTACTGTTTAATAATGTAACTGCCGTGTTGTTTCCTGATGTTATTCTTATAGCTCCACCATAAGAGGTTAAACCATAATTTTCTGGATAACCATTACCTGTGAAATTAGAGTCACTTATTTCAAGATTACTATCATTTGCTATTGCAATTAATATTGCAGCACCAATATCTCCAGCATTGTCTATGAAAGTGGATTTACTTATTTTGGTTGTACCATTTTCATTAACAGTATTTATCGCTCCACCACCGGTAGCTCTGTTAGAAATAAATGTAATGTTGGTTAATGTCAAGTCTTTTGTACTGTCTACATTGATGGCTCCACCAATCTCTGCTTCATTGGACATAAACTCAATGTTTTCAAAGTTTATGTCTCCATCATTGGCAAGATATAATGCTCCACCACTCATTGTTCCATTGTTTTTGTAGAATGTTGTGTTAGCTATTGTGGTTTTTCCATTATTCCATAATGCTATTGCTCCACCCATTGAACCTTGATTTGAGTTAAATTCAGAATTGGTTATGCGTATTGTTCCATTAGAGTTTAAACTTAATGCTCCACCAACTAAAAATCCGTACTGGTCTGCTCCATTACCATTGAAGATACAGTTGTCTATCAGCAGATTACTTCCGTTTGTTCCAACATAATGAACTGCACTTCCACCAAATAATGCTGCGTTGTTTCTGAATTCTGAGTTTGTTATGGAAACATTATATACATGTTCTCCCGTGTATATTTCATTTCCTTCATCATCCAGGTCAGGGTATGCTTCAATGTATAGTGCACCTGCTGTAATTCCACCATTATTATACATTCGGGTGTTGTTTATGTTTACGTTTCCGTACCTGGAGACTATTGCTCCTGATGCTTTTTCTTCGAATGTTTCAGTGTTAGGCATACAGCTTTGTATTGTTAGATTGTTGATTGTTAGGTTGCATACGTGTATTATGTTTAGGAATTCGTTTTTGTCTTGTCCGTCTATTGTTTTGCCGTTACCTTCTATTTTTAGGTTTTTGATTGTTTGGCTTACGTTTATTGTTTGTGTTATTGTGTATGTTTCTTCTTCTCCACCCAGGTTTATGGTGGTGTCTTCAGCAGCATTTTTGTCTGTTAGTTTCTGGTATAGTTCTTCATAATTTGTTACTGTTTCTGTTGCTTCTTTGGTGTTTGTTTGTATGTTCTTGTTTATTGTTTTAGGTGTTTGTGGTGTGTCTTGTATGTTGTCATTGTTGTTTGGTGATGTTTGGTCTGCTGTTATTGTCGTTGTTGTATCATTGTTTGATACGTCTGTTGCACTTATCATGCTTAGGCTTGCGATAAGTGCTATGATTAGTGTCATAAGGAATATTTTCTTATGTATCACCAGTTTTTTCCTCCTTTTATTTGTGTTTAGTTAATTTTTCGGTTTATTTTATGTGTATGTTGTTGCTTTTCGTTGTCTTTTAATTTTGTTTTCATTTTTTTGTAATATTTTCAGCTTTTATGGTTATTTTCTAAAAATTCTTTATTTCATTGTTTTTGTCTTTTTTTGTTATTATTTTTGATAAAATTAACCATTATTAGTTGTATTCTTTTAATTATTAAATTTAATGACTATTTTTTGGTATTAGACTGTTGTTTTGGTGGTTTTATTTGTTGTGTTTTGGCTTTTTTTGTCTTTGTTTTTTGTCTTTGTATTATTACACAATCCTATTATATATTCAGATATATCAAAATTAGATTTATTATAAAATAAGGGATATCTTTATAATAGCATATTATTATTATGATGTGTTACTTTTAAAAGTAATAAAAAACACTCATACCACTCAAACAATCCACAATAAAACTAAATAAATTAAAAATCTGATAAAAAAACAAGAATAGCCCTTCATTCCAGAAAAAAATACTTCAATATACAAGTATCCACATATTTTAAACATTTTTCAATTTAAAATTTTCTTAAGAAAAATACATATAACATTAATTATTTAAGCTTTGAAGAAGTAAATATATTATTAAAAAGTTTAAAGGGAAGGAGGATTATATTTGAAAAATAAATTAATGCCCTTAATACTGTTGGGTGTTGTTGTGATATTGTTTTATGTTGGATCAACAATGTTTTATAATACTGGTCTTGGAATAACAGATTTAAACGTTAATAAAAGTGACTCTAATGATACAACATATGACATATCCTATATGTTACGTTCAGTAAGGAGTTTTAACAAAGTATCAATGGAATATAAATTATTTGATGCTAAAAATCAGGTATTTGCTACTGGGTCTAATGAATTAAATGGGATAAAGGATGGTACTTTCCAAATTAACGATACCATTGTTTCAAAGGATTCATCACAAGTTGCTAAACGAATTGAAATAATGTTATATGAAATTGATGAATCTAATACTCGAAAACAGATTTTTGATCAAACATTTGATATAAATTAATACTTCTCCGTGTATTAATTTATAATAATATTTTTTACTATTTTTTACTATTTTTTTCAAGATTTTTCTTCATATTATTTGTTGTTTGTTGTTTGTTGTTTGTTGTTGTTGTTGTTGTTGTAGTAGTAGTAGTAGTAGTAGTAGTAGTAAGTTCCTTATCACAAAATATGTATTAATTATGTATAAAAATAGTATTACGATTTCTGCGGATATATGCCTAACATGAATGGTATTACAGTATCACAAAACAAAAAAATAAAAGGTAACATGGGAATACCATTACTCCCACACTACCTTCGCATAGAGTTACACATGAAATGTACCTTTAAATGTCATATTTAAAATCATGTTTCTTGCGAGTTTTTCTTTGATGTATATGTTCCCGGGTTAAGTAATCTCGTTTATTAAGTAATTCATGATGACTATCCATCCACTCCTTAAGATAAGTGCTATCAATTTTAAGCTTAACTGCAACCCTATGTATAGTATCATAATCAGTACCAATATCTGAATTATGTATTCCCTGCAATGTGGGAAGTACGCTAAGAATCTTTTCTTCAATAACTTCCGGATCAGTTATTTCTGGTGTGGATTCTTCAGAGCTACTGCTTTCTTCAGCTAATCTGGAAAGTTCTTCATCACATTTATCTGACATTTTAGTTAGTTTGTTCATTATCCGCTTACGCTTCAGTTTTTCTGTTTTATTTATCTTTGCAGCTGATCTTTTTTCTTCTTCTTCCACGTTTTTCATAATCTTTTTTAGCATTTCCTTCTTGCTTAGTTCATTTTCTCGTTGGTGTTTTCCATCATAATAGTTTATTGCATCTCTAACAAATTTGCTCTTGTTTTTTGCTTTTTTTACTTTATCATATTCCTTGTTTGAAAGTTTAACTCTTAGGGGTATGTTGTACTTCATTTATCTTTCACCTCTTAAATTATTATACACGTGTTTTACTCTAGTTATTGTATGGGGAATGTCTGTCATGTACCCTGTCCTATTCAATGGAGTGTGTGTTTTTTTTACATGACTCGATT
It encodes:
- a CDS encoding Ig-like domain repeat protein → MIHKKIFLMTLIIALIASLSMISATDVSNNDTTTTITADQTSPNNNDNIQDTPQTPKTINKNIQTNTKEATETVTNYEELYQKLTDKNAAEDTTINLGGEEETYTITQTINVSQTIKNLKIEGNGKTIDGQDKNEFLNIIHVCNLTINNLTIQSCMPNTETFEEKASGAIVSRYGNVNINNTRMYNNGGITAGALYIEAYPDLDDEGNEIYTGEHVYNVSITNSEFRNNAALFGGSAVHYVGTNGSNLLIDNCIFNGNGADQYGFLVGGALSLNSNGTIRITNSEFNSNQGSMGGAIALWNNGKTTIANTTFYKNNGTMSGGALYLANDGDINFENIEFMSNEAEIGGAINVDSTKDLTLTNITFISNRATGGGAINTVNENGTTKISKSTFIDNAGDIGAAILIAIANDSNLEISDSNFTGNGYPENYGLTSYGGAIRITSGNNTAVTLLNSNFTLNKVQEGSVISYEGENNNKIIIDDCLIASNGYKPHYSPSESGAVTISANENTTLSITNTNFTENLAKEGAAINYYGENNTQINITDSIFDSNGNPRSQPSEAGGAMKIVIEGDSSTTIKNSDFIKNKATRGGALYLECDGNNDLVVDNSTFIANGLGIYPYYTEFGGALYLPSMNDVTINNSVFDHNYASNGGALYLESEEGNVIIDNTKFNANSLPNNSMMETEAAIRIRNSGNTSIMNSEISNHTGDEGAALYYEGSLEENSTFIIDNVNFTSNNASDDGSILLSEGNVTINNSNFINNKIAPSEGIYYMGMSGALYSSSTILSIDNSNFIGNGLPETVELWMEDLYCEGSAIYHYGENLTITNSNFTSNIGGGEGHVIVYDAPSDCVLKVNNTIFDKNINYNSGESIIAPGICIYGNAVIDHARFSSNQAILENPYDLEESRGVIYISGGSEYTCNVTNTEFYNNSPENFFINDTDKMIYISEFDGEKMYDEYVPDYANVTVYIDESSNGIKTFLNITNKTDNRTEETRYYDRIEGIVVDPDNYLYKIVITQNNASQYYGKQDYISNTYYFLLPHDYMLTVNATSPVKVGDDTTIKGRAYYTKSNGEDVVFADKPVDLYINGTYIATTNTDSNGEYEFNYTTTTLGTQNVTVAFNKTYYLPQLTNTTTFDVIIRESVLNIVATNNTIGEKTRIMFNLTDTDGKKIANASIRFYVDDKPANITTDKNGIGYYECEINATGENYVLAFYDGNYSYTDVINSTIFHIKKMNTTVTITATNTTVYDKTTITGKLTDITGKVIGNAPITVYVDDYTFNIKTGADGEFKLVTTTNITGENHAAVIYEGNDVYMDSFNKTAFNVEKLNTKITVTAKNATVGETITITGTLTDQTGKNVKDAPVILYIDEEKADLKTSSTGSFTYTYKTVHVGDNYVEVFYEGNNINKDSFNTTTFNVAKINTTTTVKVTNTQVDNVTFEVKVNGKDGKTIVNGTLIVYDEKGKVISAHNIEDTESITIADMTSGKHSFTVKYEGNDTYNPSTTTTNVTVTKVNTKVTVDPVNGIIGEQITLTAHVTDVNGNPVSGGNLVFKLNGKTLRTDGRFDSNASAWKFQVKDGIASITINADMYLRNAKNLTASYSGSYKYNEAKSTVVTAQIKKREAKITVTTSPKTQKQYNTIKFTAKLTDTTKNYKNTTMMHTGTKVLFKINGKTIKNKNGKNLLVKVGSDNTATYKYTVPAGMGGVTKDGQVRDYTVEAVLVSDNYYPDTRNTTTFNVKRSSVTIDIAKTSINNKNVLNVQATIKDYKGKNVIGTNNVAIKINGKTYVNPKTNKTQTFKVSNGKINLKNIQVKQDIKVKKVMIVTGARQAYLGARNETNNIVKA